The following coding sequences lie in one Myxococcus xanthus genomic window:
- the cysD gene encoding sulfate adenylyltransferase subunit CysD, with protein sequence MSEHTFARASHLSEMEAESIHILRETVAEFANPVMLYSIGKDSQVLLHLARKAFHPAPLPFPLLHVDTTWKFRDMYAFRDAFVARHGLRLIIHRNQRALAEGINPFDHGSQKYTHAMKTQALLEALAAHGFDAAFGGARRDEEKSRAKERVFSFRDRHGQWDPRRQRPELWNLFNGRVDAGESMRVFPLSNWTELDVWHYVLRERIPVVPLYFAAERPVIDRGGTLLMVDDERMRLRPGEKPELRRVRFRTLGCYPLSGAIESSATTVETVIHEMVNARQSERQGRLIDHDEEGSMELKKREGYF encoded by the coding sequence ATGAGTGAGCACACGTTCGCGCGGGCGTCCCACCTGTCGGAGATGGAAGCGGAGAGCATCCACATCCTCCGGGAGACGGTGGCCGAGTTCGCCAACCCGGTGATGCTCTACAGCATCGGCAAGGACTCCCAGGTCCTGCTGCACCTGGCGCGCAAGGCCTTCCACCCCGCGCCCCTGCCCTTCCCGCTGCTCCACGTGGACACCACCTGGAAGTTCCGGGACATGTATGCGTTCCGGGACGCCTTCGTGGCGCGCCACGGACTGCGCCTGATCATCCACCGGAACCAGCGCGCGCTGGCCGAGGGCATCAACCCCTTCGACCACGGCAGCCAGAAGTACACCCATGCGATGAAGACGCAGGCGCTGCTGGAGGCGCTGGCGGCGCATGGCTTCGACGCGGCCTTCGGTGGCGCGCGGCGCGACGAGGAGAAGTCCCGCGCCAAGGAGCGGGTGTTCTCCTTCCGGGACCGGCACGGACAGTGGGACCCGCGCCGCCAGCGACCGGAGCTGTGGAACCTCTTCAACGGCCGCGTCGACGCGGGCGAGAGCATGCGCGTCTTCCCGCTGTCCAACTGGACGGAGCTGGACGTGTGGCACTACGTGTTGCGCGAGCGCATCCCCGTGGTGCCGCTCTACTTCGCGGCGGAGCGTCCTGTCATTGACCGGGGCGGCACGCTGCTCATGGTGGATGACGAGCGCATGCGGCTGCGACCCGGGGAGAAGCCCGAACTCCGGCGCGTGCGCTTCCGTACCCTGGGCTGCTACCCGCTCAGCGGCGCCATCGAGTCCTCCGCCACCACGGTGGAGACCGTCATCCACGAGATGGTGAACGCCCGCCAGTCCGAGCGGCAGGGCCGGCTCATCGACCACGACGAAGAGGGCTCCATGGAGCTCAAGAAGCGCGAGGGCTACTTCTAA